A single region of the Globicephala melas chromosome 12, mGloMel1.2, whole genome shotgun sequence genome encodes:
- the MAPRE3 gene encoding microtubule-associated protein RP/EB family member 3 isoform X1: protein MAVNVYSTSVTSENLSRHDMLAWVNDSLHLNYTKIEQLCSGAAYCQFMDMLFPGCVHLRKVKFQAKLEHEYIHNFKVLQAAFKKMGVDKIIPVEKLVKGKFQDNFEFIQWFKKFFDANYDGKDYNPLLARQGQDVAPPPNPGDQIFNKSKKLIGTAVPQRTSPTGPKNMQTSGRLSNVAPPCILRKNPPSARNGGHETDAQILELNQQLLDLKLTVDGLEKERDFYFSKLRDIELICQEHESENSPVISGIIGILYATEEGFAPPEDDEIEEHQQEDQDEY from the exons ATGGCCGTCAATGTGTACTCCACGTCTGTGACCAGTGAGAATCTGAGTCGCCATGATATGCTCGCATGGGTCAATGACTCCCTGCACCTCAACTATACCAAGATAGAGCAGCTCTGCTCAG GGGCCGCTTACTGCCAGTTCATGGACATGCTCTTCCCTGGCTGTGTGCACTTGAGGAAGGTGAAGTTCCAGGCCAAGCTAGAGCATGAATATATTCACAACTTCAAGGTGCTGCAAGCAGCATTCAAGAAGATGGGTGTTGATAAA ATCATTCCTGTAGAGAAATTAGTGAAAGGAAAATTCCAAgataattttgagtttattcagtGGTTTAAGAAATTCTTTGACGCAAACTATGATGGAAAGGATTACAACCCTCTGCTGGCGCGGCAGGGCCAGGACGTAGCACCACCTCCTAATCCAGGTGATCAGATCTTCAACAAATCCAAGAAACTCATTGGCACAGCAG TTCCACAGAGGACGTCCCCCACAGGCCCCAAAAACATGCAGACCTccggccggctgagcaacgtggCTCCACCCTGCATCCTCCGGAAGAATCCTCCATCAGCCCGAAATGGTGGCCACGAGACCGATGCCCAGATTCTTGAACTCAACCAGCAG CTATTGGATTTGAAGCTGACAGTGGATGGGCTGGAGAAGGAGCGCGACTTCTACTTCAGCAAACTCCGGGACATTGAGCTCATCTGCCAGGAACACGAAAGCGAGAACAGCCCCGTCATCTCGGGCATCATCGGCATTCTCTACGCCACCGAG gAAGGATTTGCACCCCCGGAGGACGATGAGATCGAGGAACACCAACAGGAAGACCAGGACGAGTACTGA
- the MAPRE3 gene encoding microtubule-associated protein RP/EB family member 3 isoform X2, with the protein MAVNVYSTSVTSENLSRHDMLAWVNDSLHLNYTKIEQLCSGAAYCQFMDMLFPGCVHLRKVKFQAKLEHEYIHNFKVLQAAFKKMGVDKIIPVEKLVKGKFQDNFEFIQWFKKFFDANYDGKDYNPLLARQGQDVAPPPNPVPQRTSPTGPKNMQTSGRLSNVAPPCILRKNPPSARNGGHETDAQILELNQQLLDLKLTVDGLEKERDFYFSKLRDIELICQEHESENSPVISGIIGILYATEEGFAPPEDDEIEEHQQEDQDEY; encoded by the exons ATGGCCGTCAATGTGTACTCCACGTCTGTGACCAGTGAGAATCTGAGTCGCCATGATATGCTCGCATGGGTCAATGACTCCCTGCACCTCAACTATACCAAGATAGAGCAGCTCTGCTCAG GGGCCGCTTACTGCCAGTTCATGGACATGCTCTTCCCTGGCTGTGTGCACTTGAGGAAGGTGAAGTTCCAGGCCAAGCTAGAGCATGAATATATTCACAACTTCAAGGTGCTGCAAGCAGCATTCAAGAAGATGGGTGTTGATAAA ATCATTCCTGTAGAGAAATTAGTGAAAGGAAAATTCCAAgataattttgagtttattcagtGGTTTAAGAAATTCTTTGACGCAAACTATGATGGAAAGGATTACAACCCTCTGCTGGCGCGGCAGGGCCAGGACGTAGCACCACCTCCTAATCCAG TTCCACAGAGGACGTCCCCCACAGGCCCCAAAAACATGCAGACCTccggccggctgagcaacgtggCTCCACCCTGCATCCTCCGGAAGAATCCTCCATCAGCCCGAAATGGTGGCCACGAGACCGATGCCCAGATTCTTGAACTCAACCAGCAG CTATTGGATTTGAAGCTGACAGTGGATGGGCTGGAGAAGGAGCGCGACTTCTACTTCAGCAAACTCCGGGACATTGAGCTCATCTGCCAGGAACACGAAAGCGAGAACAGCCCCGTCATCTCGGGCATCATCGGCATTCTCTACGCCACCGAG gAAGGATTTGCACCCCCGGAGGACGATGAGATCGAGGAACACCAACAGGAAGACCAGGACGAGTACTGA